Proteins from one Neodiprion fabricii isolate iyNeoFabr1 chromosome 5, iyNeoFabr1.1, whole genome shotgun sequence genomic window:
- the LOC124182901 gene encoding phosphopantothenoylcysteine decarboxylase: MSCTTRKKILIGCTGSVATIKLPTLAEKFWEQNLEVRVVVTERAKHFFKESDLPPGTQILSDTVEWAAWQDRGDPILHIDLVKWADLYLIAPLDANSLGKLASGMCDNILTCVARAWDPAKPLLFCPAMNTKMWEHPVTGPQISMLKSWGYKEVPCISKTLMCGDNGLGAMAEVDTIVQTTLRALNPWHPYPPSDHLYP; the protein is encoded by the exons ATGTCTTGTACGACGAGAAAAAAGATCCTCATAGGCTGCACAGGTAGTGTGGCGACAATCAAGCTTCCTACTCTAGCGGAAAAATTCTGGGAACAAAACTTGGAAGTTAGAGTTGTCGTGACGGAGAGAGCGAAGCACTTCTTCAAAGAGTCCGACCTGCCACCTGGTACCCAAATATTGTCGGATACGGTGGAATGGGCTGCCTGGCAAGATAGAGGCGACCCTATACTTCACATCGATCTTGTCAAGTGGGCAGATTTGTACCTGATTGCTCCTCTGGATGCAAACTCCCTGGGGAAACTGGCCAGCGGTATGTGCGATAACATACTTACCTGTGTCGCCAGAGCTTGGGACCCTGCTAAACCGCTTCTGTTCTGTCCTGCCATGAATACAAAGATGTGGGAGCATCCTGTCACTGGTCCTCAG ATATCCATGCTGAAATCGTGGGGTTACAAGGAGGTTCCATGCATTTCCAAGACTTTGATGTGCGGGGATAATGGGCTCGGTGCAATGGCCGAAGTTGATACGATAGTTCAGACGACTCTCAGAGCTCTAAATCCCTGGCACCCTTACCCTCCGTCGGATCATCTATATCCGTAA
- the LOC124182902 gene encoding cytochrome c oxidase assembly protein COX19, whose translation MSSFTFGQKIFTPTPPEKGSFPLDHEGKCKRVMVDYMRCLRDNKGNNTICRDVARDYLGCRMDNNLMAKEEWSKLGFGDENKKET comes from the coding sequence ATGTCGTCGTTTACATTCggtcaaaaaatattcaccccAACGCCGCCCGAGAAGGGTAGCTTTCCATTGGATCACGAAGGCAAATGCAAGCGGGTTATGGTTGACTACATGCGTTGCCTCAGAGACAACAAGGGTAACAACACAATCTGCAGAGACGTCGCTAGAGATTACCTTGGCTGTAGAATGGACAACAATCTTATGGCTAAAGAGGAATGGTCAAAGCTGGGTTTCGGTGacgaaaacaaaaaggaaacATAA
- the LOC124182897 gene encoding GATOR complex protein NPRL2 isoform X1, with protein sequence MIINGAASAMGSPLDSNDEKGQEGPIRCIFFSEFHHIAGPKITCQVPDNYILKDIFDNVSVYIIPKAQLQRSTITVTLKDFKILGFPVRIDNKKYARNAFYFNLCFVCDAEARTVHYEPVVKKMSDFLIAMEIENCFLSASEDKTRLSAMLKQVMHDLNMHKMCTLTEGTMTSHLKVVKLAPEPKPVLDHQVPIFLEGREAFRSDHWDLTTQQVLPYINGFNHVARIAAEADVENNLVKSCVQNLIYYGVVSLIPIFQYSNVYAATPKLKKLAEDTQLQEKCILYTSKTARQPAYLRDIYRMYASMTHGNSMRDLCQRLNPQTLRINERRLVQFGLIEELIRRVYKYPIHLPGTVSEEGHSNSIYKYFTGTYSLDEICCSTGQSVAQIEDIVERDSNVVMLWK encoded by the exons ATGATAATCAATGGGGCAGCATCCGCAATGGGATCGCCGCTGGACAGCAACGATGAGAAAGGTCAGGAGGGCCCGATACggtgcatatttttttccgaattccATCACATTGCCGGGCCCAAGATAACCTGTCAG GTTCCTGACAACTATATACTCAAAGACATCTTCGATAATGTCAGCGTCTACATAATACCGAAGGCTCAGCTGCAAAGGAGCACCATCACGGT AACCTTGAAGGACTTCAAGATCCTGGGATTCCCCGTGAGGATAGACAACAAAAAATATGCTAGGAATGCATTTTACTTCAATCTGTGCTTTGTCTGTGACGCAGAGGCTCGTACGGTACATTATGAACCTGTGGTGAAGAAAATGTCCGATTTCTTG ATAGCaatggaaattgaaaactgcTTCTTATCAGCTTCCGAGGACAAGACTAGACTCTCAGCAATGCTAAAGCAAGTTATGCATGATCTGAACATGCACAAAATGTGTACACTCACTG AAGGAACTATGACCTCGCATTTAAAGGTGGTCAAGTTAGCCCCAGAGCCGAAGCCAGTACTGGATCATCAAGTGCCTATATTTCTTGAAGGTCGAGAGGCCTTCAGAAGTGATCACTGGGATTTGACGACGCAGCAAGTACTTCCGTATATTAACGGTTTCAACCATGTTGCCAGAATAGCAGCAGAGGCAGatgtggaaaataatttagtaAAAAGTTGCGTACAAAATCTCAT ATACTATGGGGTAGTCAGTCTGATCCCGATATTTCAATACAGCAATGTTTACGCAGCTACTCCAAAGTTGAAGAAATTAGCTGAGGATACGCAGCTTCAGGAAAAGTGTATCTTGTATACATCTAAAACTG CGAGACAACCGGCTTACCTGAGGGACATTTATCGGATGTATGCCAGCATGACGCATGGCAATAGCATGCGCGATTTATGTCAACGGCTCAATCCTCAAACCTTAAGAATCAACGAGCGGAGGCTCGTTCAGTTTGGACTTATCGAAGAGCTCATTCGAAGGGTTTACAAG TACCCGATTCACTTGCCAGGCACGGTTAGCGAAGAAGGACACAGTAATTCGATCTACAAATACTTCACTGGAACTTACAGCCTCGATGAAATATGCTGTAGCACAGGACAATCAGTTGCACAAATTGAAGATATTGTCGAACGCGACTCAAACGTTGTAATGCTATGGAAATGA
- the LOC124182897 gene encoding GATOR complex protein NPRL2 isoform X2: MIINGAASAMGSPLDSNDEKGQEGPIRCIFFSEFHHIAGPKITCQVPDNYILKDIFDNVSVYIIPKAQLQRSTITVTLKDFKILGFPVRIDNKKYARNAFYFNLCFVCDAEARTVHYEPVVKKMSDFLIAMEIENCFLSASEDKTRLSAMLKQVMHDLNMHKMCTLTEGTMTSHLKVVKLAPEPKPVLDHQVPIFLEGREAFRSDHWDLTTQQVLPYINGFNHVARIAAEADVENNLVKSCVQNLIYYGVVSLIPIFQYSNVYAATPKLKKLAEDTQLQEKCILYTSKTARQPAYLRDIYRMYASMTHGNSMRDLCQRLNPQTLRINERRLVQFGLIEELIRRVYKARLAKKDTVIRSTNTSLELTASMKYAVAQDNQLHKLKILSNATQTL; the protein is encoded by the exons ATGATAATCAATGGGGCAGCATCCGCAATGGGATCGCCGCTGGACAGCAACGATGAGAAAGGTCAGGAGGGCCCGATACggtgcatatttttttccgaattccATCACATTGCCGGGCCCAAGATAACCTGTCAG GTTCCTGACAACTATATACTCAAAGACATCTTCGATAATGTCAGCGTCTACATAATACCGAAGGCTCAGCTGCAAAGGAGCACCATCACGGT AACCTTGAAGGACTTCAAGATCCTGGGATTCCCCGTGAGGATAGACAACAAAAAATATGCTAGGAATGCATTTTACTTCAATCTGTGCTTTGTCTGTGACGCAGAGGCTCGTACGGTACATTATGAACCTGTGGTGAAGAAAATGTCCGATTTCTTG ATAGCaatggaaattgaaaactgcTTCTTATCAGCTTCCGAGGACAAGACTAGACTCTCAGCAATGCTAAAGCAAGTTATGCATGATCTGAACATGCACAAAATGTGTACACTCACTG AAGGAACTATGACCTCGCATTTAAAGGTGGTCAAGTTAGCCCCAGAGCCGAAGCCAGTACTGGATCATCAAGTGCCTATATTTCTTGAAGGTCGAGAGGCCTTCAGAAGTGATCACTGGGATTTGACGACGCAGCAAGTACTTCCGTATATTAACGGTTTCAACCATGTTGCCAGAATAGCAGCAGAGGCAGatgtggaaaataatttagtaAAAAGTTGCGTACAAAATCTCAT ATACTATGGGGTAGTCAGTCTGATCCCGATATTTCAATACAGCAATGTTTACGCAGCTACTCCAAAGTTGAAGAAATTAGCTGAGGATACGCAGCTTCAGGAAAAGTGTATCTTGTATACATCTAAAACTG CGAGACAACCGGCTTACCTGAGGGACATTTATCGGATGTATGCCAGCATGACGCATGGCAATAGCATGCGCGATTTATGTCAACGGCTCAATCCTCAAACCTTAAGAATCAACGAGCGGAGGCTCGTTCAGTTTGGACTTATCGAAGAGCTCATTCGAAGGGTTTACAAG GCACGGTTAGCGAAGAAGGACACAGTAATTCGATCTACAAATACTTCACTGGAACTTACAGCCTCGATGAAATATGCTGTAGCACAGGACAATCAGTTGCACAAATTGAAGATATTGTCGAACGCGACTCAAACGTTGTAA
- the LOC124182894 gene encoding cilia- and flagella-associated protein 45-like isoform X1, producing MPKEVKPTVILREAVNFPGTTKFPPGVYTRHPPTKCDQTLDGRPIHLQKKRAYDGKEMGRRNGADGAQAEFLVPSKEPSVYPKIISRKEYDYFREKGRNVTKEEREAMIDAAEKEKDRLLRESMARKEEMRRMDMRKGPKGQRVNEVEAEARKRTMHLLERAFNLKLEQEEEIQKCNRLILETKCRAIRDAQISEKKLIEKELAEEDERLNRMAENERRLGLRDEEKKEEEERRRRMRTAQALKEQIEEVEMQRVIEFERKQEESRLINLSNIAWQQEEMRQQQIKEAEHARMRKELAEGNDQLRHFKDMEREENRIIDLRIQESMRKQEERAAQIAEETRLANLRKEREKQRVSEQVQLAQNVQATIDEMNAARIQEEVEREWRRKEKEEALKRIEDQRRMKESRDDQINNKRIMQAMEIERDKREFQRVLVVQKEALCREAKERERKHHEAMRHRSEILKQVNEKERERIAARQKMFEEGLAIRTQNEIRMQKLRGAMQRKCQEMRDNKVPEYYVNEVKRMIDTIK from the exons ATGCCCAAGGAAGTCAAGCCAACTGTGATACTGCGCGAGGCCGTCAATTTTCCTGGGACGACCAAATTTCCACCAGGTGTTTACACCAGGCATCCCCCAACGAAATGCGACCAAACGCTGGACGGTCGGCCTATACATTTGCAGAAGAAACGAGCCTACGACGGGAAGGAA ATGGGTCGTCGTAACGGGGCTGACGGCGCCCAGGCCGAGTTCCTGGTACCGTCCAAGGAGCCCTCGGTCTATCCGAAGATCATCAGCAGAAAGGAGTACGACTACTTTCGGGAGAAAGGTCGGAACGTCACCAAGGAGGAACGGGAGGCGATGATCGATGCTgcggagaaggagaaggaccGATTGCTCAGGGAGAGCATGGCCAGGAAGGAGGAGATGCGCAGGATGGACATGCGGAAGGGACCCAAGGGCCAGAGGGTGAACGAGGTCGAGGCCGAGGCCAGGAAGAGGACCATGCACCTCCTCGAAAGGGCTTTCAATCTGAAACTCGAGCAGGAGGAAGAGATCCAGAAGTGCAACAGGCTCATCCTCGAGACTAAGTGTCGCGCGATCAGAGACGCTCAG ATATCGGAGAAGAAACTGATCGAGAAGGAGCTCGCCGAGGAGGACGAGCGGCTTAACCGAATGGCCGAGAACGAGAGGCGACTCGGGCTTCGCGatgaggagaaaaaggaggaggaggagaggaggaggcggaTGAGGACCGCGCAGGCATTGAAGGAGCAGATAGAAGAGGTCGAGATGCAAAGGGTCATAGAATTCGAGAGGAAGCAGGAGGAGAGCCGGCTCATTAACCTGAGCAACATCGCCTGGCAGCAAGAGGAAATGCGACAGCAGCAGATAAAGGAAGCCGAGCACGCCAGGATGCGAAAGGAGCTCGCCGAGGGGAACGATCAGCTTCGCCATTTCAAGGATATGGAGAGAGAGGAGAACAGGATCATCGACCTCAG GATACAGGAATCAATGCGGAAGCAGGAAGAGAGGGCTGCTCAGATCGCCGAGGAGACCCGATTGGCGAATTTGCGAAAGGAACGCGAGAAGCAGAGAGTCTCGGAGCAGGTGCAGCTGGCGCAGAATGTTCAG GCGACGATTGACGAGATGAACGCCGCCCGGATCCAAGAGGAAGTTGAGCGGGAGTGGCGGCgtaaagagaaagaggaggcGCTGAAGAGGATCGAGGATCAGCGCAGGATGAAGGAATCGAGGGACGACCAGATCAACAACAAACGAATTATGCAGGCCATGGAAATCGAGAGGGACAAACGCGAGTTTCAGCGCGTACTCGTCGTACAGAAGGAGGCCTTGTGTCGCGAGGCGAAAGAACGGGAACGAAAACACCACGAGGCGATGCGTCATAggagtgaaattttgaaacag GTTAatgagaaggagagagagaggatcgCCGCGAGGCAAAAAATGTTCGAGGAGGGACTCGCGATCAGGACGCAAAATGAGATCAGAATGCAGAAGCTGCGCGGCGCGATGCAGAGGAAATGTCAAGAGATGCGAGATAACAAGGTACCCGAGTATTACGTGAACGAAGTTAAACGCATGATCGACACTATCAAGTAA
- the LOC124182894 gene encoding cilia- and flagella-associated protein 45-like isoform X2 produces MGRRNGADGAQAEFLVPSKEPSVYPKIISRKEYDYFREKGRNVTKEEREAMIDAAEKEKDRLLRESMARKEEMRRMDMRKGPKGQRVNEVEAEARKRTMHLLERAFNLKLEQEEEIQKCNRLILETKCRAIRDAQISEKKLIEKELAEEDERLNRMAENERRLGLRDEEKKEEEERRRRMRTAQALKEQIEEVEMQRVIEFERKQEESRLINLSNIAWQQEEMRQQQIKEAEHARMRKELAEGNDQLRHFKDMEREENRIIDLRIQESMRKQEERAAQIAEETRLANLRKEREKQRVSEQVQLAQNVQATIDEMNAARIQEEVEREWRRKEKEEALKRIEDQRRMKESRDDQINNKRIMQAMEIERDKREFQRVLVVQKEALCREAKERERKHHEAMRHRSEILKQVNEKERERIAARQKMFEEGLAIRTQNEIRMQKLRGAMQRKCQEMRDNKVPEYYVNEVKRMIDTIK; encoded by the exons ATGGGTCGTCGTAACGGGGCTGACGGCGCCCAGGCCGAGTTCCTGGTACCGTCCAAGGAGCCCTCGGTCTATCCGAAGATCATCAGCAGAAAGGAGTACGACTACTTTCGGGAGAAAGGTCGGAACGTCACCAAGGAGGAACGGGAGGCGATGATCGATGCTgcggagaaggagaaggaccGATTGCTCAGGGAGAGCATGGCCAGGAAGGAGGAGATGCGCAGGATGGACATGCGGAAGGGACCCAAGGGCCAGAGGGTGAACGAGGTCGAGGCCGAGGCCAGGAAGAGGACCATGCACCTCCTCGAAAGGGCTTTCAATCTGAAACTCGAGCAGGAGGAAGAGATCCAGAAGTGCAACAGGCTCATCCTCGAGACTAAGTGTCGCGCGATCAGAGACGCTCAG ATATCGGAGAAGAAACTGATCGAGAAGGAGCTCGCCGAGGAGGACGAGCGGCTTAACCGAATGGCCGAGAACGAGAGGCGACTCGGGCTTCGCGatgaggagaaaaaggaggaggaggagaggaggaggcggaTGAGGACCGCGCAGGCATTGAAGGAGCAGATAGAAGAGGTCGAGATGCAAAGGGTCATAGAATTCGAGAGGAAGCAGGAGGAGAGCCGGCTCATTAACCTGAGCAACATCGCCTGGCAGCAAGAGGAAATGCGACAGCAGCAGATAAAGGAAGCCGAGCACGCCAGGATGCGAAAGGAGCTCGCCGAGGGGAACGATCAGCTTCGCCATTTCAAGGATATGGAGAGAGAGGAGAACAGGATCATCGACCTCAG GATACAGGAATCAATGCGGAAGCAGGAAGAGAGGGCTGCTCAGATCGCCGAGGAGACCCGATTGGCGAATTTGCGAAAGGAACGCGAGAAGCAGAGAGTCTCGGAGCAGGTGCAGCTGGCGCAGAATGTTCAG GCGACGATTGACGAGATGAACGCCGCCCGGATCCAAGAGGAAGTTGAGCGGGAGTGGCGGCgtaaagagaaagaggaggcGCTGAAGAGGATCGAGGATCAGCGCAGGATGAAGGAATCGAGGGACGACCAGATCAACAACAAACGAATTATGCAGGCCATGGAAATCGAGAGGGACAAACGCGAGTTTCAGCGCGTACTCGTCGTACAGAAGGAGGCCTTGTGTCGCGAGGCGAAAGAACGGGAACGAAAACACCACGAGGCGATGCGTCATAggagtgaaattttgaaacag GTTAatgagaaggagagagagaggatcgCCGCGAGGCAAAAAATGTTCGAGGAGGGACTCGCGATCAGGACGCAAAATGAGATCAGAATGCAGAAGCTGCGCGGCGCGATGCAGAGGAAATGTCAAGAGATGCGAGATAACAAGGTACCCGAGTATTACGTGAACGAAGTTAAACGCATGATCGACACTATCAAGTAA